The Algoriphagus sp. TR-M9 genome has a window encoding:
- a CDS encoding M14 family metallopeptidase, whose protein sequence is MKTIKLILALAVSAFSLGSYKAAAQEKFFRAVGTPHDPKVEIAFNRYYTYEGLVDNMKKIAEAHPDIAKIESIGKSYEGRDIMTLTITDFSTGKDTDKPGMWIDGNIHSNEIQGGEFSLYSAWYLTEMHADNEFIQELLKDKVFYITPTINPDARNDYFLQPNTAHSPRSGMMMLDNDGDGQAGEDGMDDLDGDGSITMMIRKSPTGRYIKDPQDPRKLIMVGADKVGEYEMLGQEGTDGDGDGRVNDDGVGYYDPNRDWGWNWQPDYIQRGALKYPFTLPENRSVMEFVMKHPNIAGAQSFHNSGGMILRGPGAEEDVSTYNRNDIRIYDALGLKGQEMIPGYRYLTVYKDLYSVFGGELDWFYGVRGIFTFSNELMVPYLYFHKQSGGQDELFEVDEFLTMGDAFVDWHEFEHPQFGTVEIGGFKKNFGRAHPGFLLEQDAHRNAAFTIYHAYHTPKLSVMDVKEENLGGGLKAITATIFNERLIPTHASQDLKHKIERPDYVSISGAKVVAGFVVEDEDFGKFAEQKHTPEKIALDNIPGMTGVKVKWIVSSGSNYTISVDSAKGGKASWQK, encoded by the coding sequence ATGAAGACAATAAAACTAATCCTCGCCTTGGCTGTCAGTGCATTCAGCCTAGGAAGTTATAAAGCAGCGGCACAGGAAAAGTTTTTCCGCGCCGTCGGTACCCCACACGACCCGAAAGTAGAAATCGCATTCAACCGGTACTACACCTACGAGGGCCTAGTGGATAATATGAAAAAAATCGCCGAAGCCCATCCGGATATTGCCAAAATAGAATCCATCGGTAAGTCATACGAAGGGCGTGACATCATGACACTGACCATCACGGATTTTTCCACCGGAAAAGATACCGACAAGCCCGGCATGTGGATCGATGGAAATATTCACTCCAATGAAATCCAAGGCGGGGAATTCTCCCTTTACAGCGCATGGTATCTCACCGAAATGCATGCAGACAATGAGTTCATCCAGGAATTACTGAAGGACAAGGTCTTTTATATCACTCCCACCATCAATCCTGACGCCAGAAACGACTATTTCCTTCAGCCCAATACGGCACACTCCCCGAGATCAGGCATGATGATGCTAGACAATGACGGCGATGGCCAAGCAGGCGAAGATGGCATGGATGACCTGGACGGGGATGGCAGCATCACCATGATGATCCGCAAATCACCTACAGGCCGCTACATCAAAGACCCTCAGGACCCACGCAAACTAATCATGGTAGGTGCAGATAAAGTAGGTGAATACGAAATGCTCGGCCAAGAAGGCACAGATGGTGACGGTGACGGCAGAGTAAATGATGATGGCGTAGGCTACTATGACCCCAACCGGGATTGGGGATGGAACTGGCAGCCAGATTACATACAGCGAGGTGCGCTGAAGTATCCTTTTACCCTTCCAGAAAACCGCTCAGTCATGGAGTTTGTGATGAAACACCCGAATATCGCCGGGGCTCAAAGTTTCCACAATTCTGGCGGAATGATACTTCGAGGACCTGGAGCTGAAGAGGATGTGAGTACTTACAACCGAAACGATATCCGAATCTACGATGCCCTAGGACTCAAAGGCCAGGAAATGATCCCGGGTTACCGGTACCTGACCGTTTACAAGGACCTGTATTCTGTATTTGGAGGGGAGCTGGACTGGTTTTATGGAGTGAGGGGAATATTCACTTTCTCCAACGAACTGATGGTGCCTTATCTCTATTTTCACAAGCAGTCTGGTGGACAAGACGAATTGTTCGAAGTGGACGAATTCCTGACTATGGGAGATGCTTTTGTGGACTGGCATGAGTTTGAACACCCACAGTTTGGCACCGTAGAGATCGGTGGTTTCAAGAAGAACTTCGGAAGAGCCCACCCTGGATTTTTGCTGGAGCAGGATGCACACCGAAACGCAGCCTTCACGATCTATCACGCTTATCACACACCAAAACTATCCGTCATGGATGTGAAAGAAGAAAACCTTGGCGGTGGTCTAAAAGCCATCACGGCGACTATTTTCAATGAGCGCCTGATACCCACTCACGCCAGTCAGGATCTAAAGCATAAAATCGAGCGCCCAGACTATGTCTCTATTTCCGGAGCTAAAGTCGTGGCAGGTTTTGTGGTGGAGGACGAGGACTTCGGGAAATTTGCGGAGCAAAAACATACCCCTGAAAAAATCGCCCTGGACAATATCCCCGGTATGACCGGAGTAAAAGTGAAGTGGATCGTATCCTCAGGTTCCAATTATACCATTAGCGTGGATTCTGCCAAAGGCGGAAAAGCCAGTTGGCAGAAATAA
- a CDS encoding helix-turn-helix domain-containing protein: MEDLIRPTKEDQKAAMKSYDTLASMLKNIHSDYPEIEIEETQERIKIPLNALKLLAEILKETSQGKPVSIVPTATEITTQAAAELLGCSRPHLVKLLEQGEINFIKIGKHRRIKYEDVIEYKKKLKAEQRRLLIEIIQSDEESGLYDS, from the coding sequence ATGGAAGATTTGATAAGACCTACCAAAGAAGACCAGAAAGCAGCCATGAAGTCATATGACACGCTCGCATCAATGTTAAAAAACATTCACTCTGATTACCCTGAAATTGAAATTGAAGAAACCCAAGAGAGAATAAAAATCCCGCTGAATGCTTTAAAACTTCTTGCCGAGATTTTAAAGGAAACCAGTCAGGGAAAACCTGTCTCCATAGTCCCAACGGCCACCGAAATAACCACCCAAGCTGCCGCTGAACTCTTAGGCTGCTCTCGCCCACATTTAGTAAAACTATTAGAGCAAGGAGAAATAAATTTCATCAAAATCGGCAAACACCGAAGAATCAAATACGAAGATGTGATTGAGTATAAAAAGAAATTAAAAGCTGAGCAGCGAAGATTACTGATCGAGATCATTCAGTCTGACGAAGAATCTGGACTATATGATTCATAG